The Thermodesulfobacterium sp. TA1 sequence TAAGCTAAAGGTTTTCCTAAAAAAGGTTTTAACGGTTTTTCTCCTCCTATTCTTTCTCCTTTGCCTCCAGCCAATACCACTACTTTCATGAGGGAAGTTTTCTTATTAGATTGATTTTACTGCCGGAGACAGGGTCTTTTAATACCTCTAATACCAAAGGAAAAGATTCCTTCATCTCCTTAAGATGAGAAATGATCCCGATAATCCTTCCGCTTTTCTCAGAAAGATTTAGTAAAATTTCTATCACTTTATTTAAAGTATTTTCGTCTAAACTCCCAAATCCCTCGTCTATAAAAAGGGATTCAAAAGGTTTGGCTTTAAAAAGATAGGTGATGACGTCAGAAGTCCCAAGGGCAAGGGCAAGGGTAGCGATAAAAGATTCTCCTCCTGATAGGGTTTTAACCTCTCTTTTATCTCCGGTAAAGTAGTCAAAAATCTCAATTGATCCTCTTTTTTGTAGAAAGATCTCTTCTAAAAATTTATAACGCCCAAAGGAAAACTCCCATAAATAAGTGTTAGCCCTCTGAAAAATTAGCTTTGCGAACATAGAAACTACAAAGGAATGAAAAGAAATTCCTTTAAGGTTTTTCCCTGAGATAAGGTCAACCAGTTTGCCTAAAACCCTACATTCTTGCTCGGTTTTTTTTAGGTTTTTTTCTAAGCCTTGATAGGAGCTTAGAATGGTTTCAAACTTTTCTATTTCGTTAATCTCCATCCCTATTTCTTGATTGACCTTGGTAAAAAGGTCCTCTACGTTTTTCTTTTTTTGGTTTAAAGCCTCTAAAGCTTGAGCTATTTTTTTTTCTAATTCTTCTAAGGTTTCTTGGCTTAGAATTTTTAGCTCTCTTTCTATTTCTTCTTTCTCTGCTTTAAGTTTTTCTTTTTTTTGATAAAACTCATTTATTTCTGCTTCTAAATTTTGGATTTTAGCTATTTCGGTTTTAAGGGTTTCGAACTCATAAAGTTGTTTTATAAGGTTTTGCCTTTTTAAAGGCAAAATTTTAAGTATTTGGTCCTTGTAGTTTTTTAGCAAATGTTGTAAGAACTCTTTTTGGTTTTTTAGGTCTTGTGCTACGGCGGTTTTCTCGATGCTATAGTTTTTTAGGTCTTGTTCTACTTGTTTTTTTTGATTTTCAAACTTAGCGATTATTTTTTCTTCATGATCGATCTTAGCCTTTAAAGCCTCTAACGTGTCTACTTGACCTTTTAAATCATTTAACAAACCCTCAAGACGTCCTTTTAAACCTAACAGTTTCTGTTTTTTACTTTCTAACTCACCAGAAAGTTCTTTTTCCTTTTCTTCGTTTTGGTTAAGGGTTTCTTTTAAGGTTTGGGATAGAGATTCAAGCTCTTGGATAGAAGAAGGATGGTTTTGATACAAAGAAATAAGGTCTAAATGTCTACTTTTTTGAGTGTCTATTTCGGTTAATTTTTGGAGTATTTCTTCTTCTTTATCTTTATAAGGGAGAAGTTCTTTTTTAAGGTGTTCAAGTTTTCCTTCAAGCTTATCAAAATAGGTTTTAGTCTTTTCTAACTCAGCATTTTTATTTTTTAATGCCAACTCAATTTTTTTTAACCTTTCAGTAAAATTTTCATCTTTGATAGGGGCAGGATGATGGGTGGAACCACATACAGGACAAGGCTTATCCTTTTCCAGAAATTGGGATACCGCTAAAGCTAAGTTTTTAATCTCAAGGTCTCTTTTCTCCCGCTCTAACCGATGTATTTCTTGAGAAATAGATGCGATTTTTTCTTCTATTTCTGGTTTTTTCTCTAAAATTGTTTTTAGATGGTTAAACTTTTGGGCTAAATCTCTTAATCGTTCTTCATCTTTAAGAAGACTTTGAATTTTAAGTAAAAGGTTTCTTTTTTCATATATTTCCTCTAAATGAGCTTTTAGTTTTTTAATTTTTTCTTGGATTGACCGGACCTCTTGTTCTTTTTTTTCTACCTCGTAAGAAAGTTTTTTGACCTCCTTTTCTAAAAAGTTTTTTTCAACGATTCTTTCTTTTAATTGTTTTTGGTTTGCAACCTTTATCTTAAGTTTTTCTATCTCAGGGGCTTGTTCTAAGAGAAACTCTAACTTTTTAGAAAGGTTTACTAAAATTTGAGACAAGCTTTTTTCTTTAGCTAAAAGGTCTTTAATTTCTATGTTTTTATCTAAAATTTCCTGTTTTAATCTATTTACGTTTTCATAAAAGGGAAGGTATTCTTTTATTCTTTTTAAAATTTCTAATCTTTTTTCTTTTTGTTTTATTTCTTCTTCAAGGGCATCAAGGTTTTTAAGTGTTTTAAGGATTTCTTGATATTTTTTTATAAGGGATAAAAGGTTTTGTTGCTCTAATATTTGGGAGGTTAGAAATTCTTTTTCTTTGGCAAGCTTGTTAGCTTGAGATTCTAAGCTTAAAAGACGATTTTTTTTGTCTCTTATTTTGTTTTCAAGGTCCTCTATTTTTTCAACCTTTACTAATTCTTTAAGTTGTTTTTCCTGGTCTAAAAGAGATTGGAGTTGGGCTTTAAGGTCCTTTAGTCTTTGTTTTAAAAATTCCTCCAAGTTGACAAACATAAAGGTATCAAAAATCGTTTTGAAAAGCTCTTCTCTTTCGTTTGTGTTTGTAAGAAGGATATTACGGTATTCTCCTTGGGGTATCAAAAAAACCTTTTTAAACTGATCGGCGTTAAGCCCGATTAATTCTTGTATTTTATGGTTAATTTCTTGTTCTTTATCTGAAAAAAAACTTTCTTCTATCCAGAGGCTTACTTTTTTGGGTTTACCTTCATAAGGGAACCTGCGTTTAATTCTGTAGACCTGACCGTCTAAAAAAAATTTAAACTCTACCTCAGGAATAACTTCAGAATGGTTTTTGGTAAGGGTTGAGATAAGGGATTTAGGGTCTCGTTTGTTTATCGTAGTGCTTCCATAAAGGGCATAAACAATAGCATCAAAAAGCGTGGTTTTTCCTGCCCCTATCTCTCCTGAGATCAAGAACAAACGATTTTCGTTTAATTCTTTAAAAACCTCTTCACTAATCTGAACACTTAGGTAGGGACCCAATCCTTTGATAGAAAGGAAAAGAGGACGCATATGATTTTATTTTATTTTATTTTATATTTTCTAGATATTTCTCTTTCAAGGTCTCTTCTTTTAATATCTTCTCGGCGGTCATAAATTTTTTTACCTTTAGCTAAAGCCAACTCAACCTTAGCCAGTCCTCTTTCGTTAAAATAGACCTTGAGAGGGATAAGAGTATAACCCCTTTCTTGGACCTTTCCTGCTAATCTTTTGATTTCTGATTTTTTAAGCAAAAGTTTTCTTGTGCGTGTAGGGTCAAGGTTTTGAGCTTCCCGACTATGGGGATAAGGGCTTATATGCATGTTATAAAGAAAGATTTCTCCGTTGACGATTCTAGCAAAACTATCATTAAGGTTTGCCCTTCCCAATCTTAGAGATTTTACTTCACACCCATGAAGCTGAATACCAGCCTCGTAAGTTTCTTCTATATTATATAGATGATACGCTTTTTTGTTTGTACACACTACTTTCATATGTTTTATTAAAATAACACAGATAGTTTGCCTTGACAAGAGAAATAATTTTGCTAATATCCTTTTAAAGGGTTTTGCAAAGATTGTATTTTTAGGAGGTTTGTTATGGTTGCTGAAAAAGCTTTGATTTTATGGTTTGACCAGATTTCTAAAGATGATGTGCCTTTGGTAGGAGGTAAAAACGCTTCTTTGGGAGAAATGTATTCTAATCTTACTGAAAAAGGCATCAAGGTACCTTATGGTTTTGCGGTTACTGCTGAGGCCTATCGATATTTTATAAGAGAAAACCATTTAGACGATAAAATCAAAGAAATTTTAAAAGGGCTTGATACGCATGATGTATTAGACCTACAGAAGAGAGGAAAAAAGATAAGAAACCTTCTTCTTAAGGCCAAAATGCCTGAAAAACTTGAATTAGCTATAAGAGAGGCTTATGCTGAGCTTGAAAAAAAATATGGAAAACACGTAGACGTAGCGGTAAGGTCCTCTGCTACAGCCGAAGACCTTCCAGATGCCTCTTTTGCCGGGCAACAAGAGACTTTCCTTAATATAAGAGGGGTAGACAACGTAGTAAAATATGTGCAAAAATGTTTTGCTTCCCTTTTTACCGATAGAGCTATTTCCTACCGAGAGGACAAAGGATTTGACCACTTTTCTGTTTATATCTCAGTAGCCATCCAAAAGATGGTAAGAAGTGATGCTGCCTGCTCAGGGGTTATGTTTACTTTAGATACAGAAAGTGGTTTTAGAGATGTGGTTTATATTACTGGAACTTGGGGGTTAGGTGAGGCCTTAGTTCAGGGTAAGGTTACTCCTGATGAATACTATGTGTTTAAGCCCACTTTAAAACAGGGTTTTCGCCCTATATTGTCTAAAAAATTAGGGTCTAAACACCTTAAGATGATTTACGGAGATGATCCTAAACATCCTATAAAGACTGTAAAAACTACCAAAGACGAAAGATTAAGTTTTGTGCTTACCAATGATGAGATTTTGCAACTTGCTGAATGGGCGATGCTTATCGAAGAACATTATGGAAGGCCGATGGATATAGAATGGGCTAAAGACGGAGATGGAAAGACTGTAGGAACTGGTGAGATTTATATCGTTCAAGCAAGGCCTGAAACTGTACACGCTATAAAAGAGTTTAAATTTTATGAGGTTTATAAACTAAAGGGAGAAGGTAAAGTCATTTGCACCGGTAAGGCGGTAGGTAGTAAGATAGGTCAGGGGAAAGCGAGGGTTATTTTAAGTTTAAATGATATTGCTAATTTTAAGACAGGTGAAATTTTAGTAACTGAGATGACAGATCCTGACTGGGAACCTATCATGAAAAAGGCCTCAGCTATCATCACTGACAGAGGTGGAAGAACTTGCCATGCAGCCATCGTTTCAAGAGAGCTTGGCATTCCTTGTATTGTAGGGACAGAGAAAGCTACCCAACTTATTAAGACCGGGGATAAGATTACCGTAGATTGTTCTCAGGGGGAGGTAGGTAGGGTATTAGAAGGATTGGTAGAGTATGAAGTTGAAAGAATAGACCTTGAGAACCTTCCTGAAACCAAGACTAAAATTATGATGAACGTAGGTATTCCCGAACAGGCCTTTTCTCAATGCCAGTTGCCAAACGATGGTGTAGGCCTTGCTCGTATAGAGTTTATCATCAGTTCTCATATAGGTATACATCCCTTGGCTTTGATTAATTATGAAAAACTTAAAGAAGAAGCCAAAAAAGATAAAGAAATAGAAAAAGTAGTCCATATAATAGAGGAGAGAGCTTATAACTACAAAGAAAAGGCAGAATTTTATGTTGATAAGCTGGCACAAGGTATAGCTATGATAGCCGCTGCTTTTTATCCTAAGGATGTTATCGTAAGACTTTCAGATTTTAAAACCAATGAATATGCCAATTTAGTAGGGGGTTATCTTTATGAACCGGTAGAACATAACCCTATGTTAGGTTGGAGAGGAGCTTCCAGATACTATGATCCGAGGTTTGAGCCTGCTTTTGCTTTAGAATGTAAGGCTATTAAAAAAGCCAGAGATGAAATGGGGCTTACCAATATTAAGGTGATGGTGCCTTTTTGTAGAACAGTAGAAGAAGGAAAAAAAGTTGTTCAGGTGATGGAAAAATATGGGCTTAAACAGGGAGAAAGAGGCTTAGAGGTATATGTGATGTGCGAAATCCCAAGTAATGTTATCTTAGCCGAAGAGTTTTCTCAAGTGTTTGATGGTTTTTCTATCGGGTCAAACGATTTAACTCAGCTTACCTTAGGATTAGATAGAGACTCTGAATTAGTTTCTCATATCTATGACGAGAGAAATCCAGCTGTTAAAGCCTTGATAAAACAAGTCATTAAGACCGCCCATAAGTTTGGCAGAAAGGTGGGAATTTGCGGTCAAGCCCCCAGTGATTTCCCAGATTTTGCTGAATTTTTAGTAGAATGTGGGATAGATTCTATGAGTCTTTCACCAGACACCATAGTTAAGACCAGACTTTTAGTATCTGAAAAAGAAAAGGAGTTGAAAAAGAAAAAGTGAGAAGCCTTTGGCTTACTTGTTTTTGGTTTTTATGGTTTTGTGCTTGTTCTTTAGCAGAAGTAACGATAGGCATATTGCCTTTAAAGCTTGAGGCACCCTCAGAATATACTTATTTAAAAGAGGCTTTAGAAAATCAGCTTTATCATAGACTGTGGGTGCCTTCTCAAGTAAAAACAGTGCTTTTAAACAAGGAAGAAGGATTTTCAGGTTTAGACTATCTCCTCTCTTTAGGGCTAAAGGTTGAGAAAGATTACGTAGAAATTAAATTAAAACTTACAAACTTAAAACTTGAGCCAGAAGAGGTTTTGGTTAAAGAAGAGAAGGTTCCAAGGGATGGGCTTTTTCCTAAGATAGCCCTTTACTGTGAGGAGATAAGAAGAGCCATTTTAGAGCCTAAACCTCAAACTCCTGCTATCAATCCTATCTCTGGGGGGTATCCGTCTGGAGTCAATCCTTCCGCAGTTTCTATCCCTTCAACAGAGAAAAAGACTACCAAGCCTCAAGTGATAGAAGAAAAGAAATCCTTTTTAAGCAGGATCAACCCTTTTGAAAAAGTTTCAGATTGGTTTTCAAACCTTTTTGCTAAAGAAAGTGAATTTAAGATAACCGTTCTTATCCCTTCTCCTCCCCCACCTCCTGGGGTGGTATTATCTCAACAGCCTTCGATTCATCAACCTCAAGTATCTTTACCTCCACCTAAAACAAAAACTTCTTCCCATCAGACTCCACCTGCATTTGATACAACTTTACCTACTCAGCCTCAGCCATCTTTTTGGCAATGGTTTTAACCATGAAAAAGAAAAAACCGCAAATCTTTATCCGCCCTTACAGTAAAAAGAAAAAAAGTAAGTTAAAAAAGTTTTTTTTCACTTTGCTTTTGGTCCTTTTAGGCCTTACTTTTTCCACCTTCTTAACCCTAAACTTTTTGATTAAAAGAGAATTAGCAGAGATAGAAAACCTAAAAAAAGAGAATACTTACTACGAAGGAGAGATAAAAAAATTAACTTCTAACGATGAACCTTACGAAGAAATTTTAAGGACTAAATATGGGTACATAAAAGAAGGCGAAAAGATCATTATCTATTCTATCAACCCAACTCAAGAAGAAAAAAAACCTTAATATAATTAGGAGGCATGTATGAACTATAGAGTGTTAGAGGGTTTTTTTGAGGGAGAAGACGTTAAAGTAGGGATAGTGGTAAGCCGTTTTAATGTGTTCATCACTCAGAAACTACTTGAAGGGGCTTTAGATGTGTTAAAAAGGCATAAGGTAAAAGAAGAAAATATTTATATAGCCTGGGTGCCAGGGGCTTTTGAGGTCCCTCTTGTAGCCAAAAAATTAGCTAAGACACAAAAGTTTGATGCGGTCCTATGTTTAGGGGCTGTGATTAGAGGAGCTACCCCTCATTTTGAATACGTAGCTGCAGAGGCTTCAAAAGGGGTTGCTCAGGTGATGTTAGAGACTGAGGTGCCAGTAATCTTTGGTATTCTTACTACAGATACGATAGAACAAGCCATAGAAAGGGCTGGAACCAAAGCAGGTAATAAAGGGGCTGAGGTAGCTTTAAGTGCTCTTGAGATGATAAGCCTTTTAAAAAAGATAAACCAAATTTAAGGGGTAAGGACTATGCTTAAGACCTTGAGGGATTTTGACCTTAAAGGTAAAAAAGTTTTTATAAGAGTTGATTTTAACGTCCCCTTAGAAAATGGTAAGATTTTAGATGATACTCGTATTGTGGAAAGTCTTCCTACTATCCTGCATGTGCTTCATTCCTACGGAAAGGTAGTACTTTGTTCTCATTTAGGAAGGCCTAAAGGTAAAAGAGTGCCTGAGTTTTCCTTAAGACCGGTTTATGAGTATCTAAAAGAGGTTTTAAAAGATAGGATAGTAAAATTTTTAGAAGACCCTTTAAGCTTAGAAGTAGAAAAAGAATTAGAGAACCTTAAAGAAGGAGAGGTTTTGCTTTTAGAAAACGTTAGGTTTTATGAGGGAGAAACTAAAAACGACCCAGAGTTTGCTAAAGCCTTGGCTAAGTTTGCAGACATCTATATTAACGACGCTTTTTCTGTGTCTCATAGAGCTCATGCCTCGGTAGTTGGTGTTCCTCTTTTGGTTAAAGAAAAGGGGATAGGGTTTCAGATGGAAAAAGAGTTAAAGTATCTTTCTAAGATAGTGGGAAAGCCTGAAAGGCCTTTTTATGCGGTAGTTGGAGGAAGCAAGGTATCTACCAAGATAGGGGTTTTAAAGACTTTACTTAACAAACTTGATAAGCTTATCATCGGCGGGGCGATGGCTAATACCTTTCTTGCTGCTAAAGGGTTTTCTGTCGGGGATTCCTTTTTAGAAGAAGAGTATATAGAAGTAGCTAAAGAAATATTGAAAGAAGCCAAAGAAAAAGAGGTTAAGATTTATCTCCCAGTAGATGTAGTAATAGAAAACAACGGACAAGTTTTGGATAAAAGCTTAAAAGAAATCGTAAAAGAAGACAAGGTTTTTGATATAGGAAAAGAAACGGTAAGGCTTTTCTGTAGAAGTCTTGACGGTGCTAAGACGGTGGTTTGGAACGGACCTTTAGGCTATTTTGAAAAACCACCTTTCGATAAAGGAACCGTTGAGATAGCAAGAAAAATCGCCTCTCTTACCTGTACTACCATAGCAGGAGGAGGGGATACCCTTTCTGCCATAAAACATGCCTGTGTGGAAACTGGATTTTCTTATGTTTCTACGGCAGGTGGGGCTTTCTTAGAATACTTAGAAGGTAAAGACCTGCCTGGAATTATAGCCCTAACCAAATAATAGAATAGGGGTTTGAGATATGAGGCAGATCCTTTTAGCTGGAAACTGGAAGATGCACAAAACCTTGGCTGAAGTTAAGGCCTATTTTGAGGTTTTTCTTAAAGGATTAGAAAAAATAGACCTCTCAGGAAAAGAAATAATGATAGCCCCACCTTTTACTGCTTTAGCCTATTCAAGAAAACTAACCGAGGGTTCACCGGTAAAACTGGGAGCTCAAAATGCCTGCTGGGAAGAAAAAGGGGCTTTTACCGGGGAAATTTCTCCTATGATGCTAAAAGAACTGGGGATCGAGTATGTTATATTGGGGCATTCGGAAAGAAGACATATTTTTGGTGAAACCGATGAGCTTGTGGCTAAAAGAGTAGAAGGAGTTTTTCGGTTAGGTTTAACCCCGATC is a genomic window containing:
- the ppsA gene encoding phosphoenolpyruvate synthase encodes the protein MVAEKALILWFDQISKDDVPLVGGKNASLGEMYSNLTEKGIKVPYGFAVTAEAYRYFIRENHLDDKIKEILKGLDTHDVLDLQKRGKKIRNLLLKAKMPEKLELAIREAYAELEKKYGKHVDVAVRSSATAEDLPDASFAGQQETFLNIRGVDNVVKYVQKCFASLFTDRAISYREDKGFDHFSVYISVAIQKMVRSDAACSGVMFTLDTESGFRDVVYITGTWGLGEALVQGKVTPDEYYVFKPTLKQGFRPILSKKLGSKHLKMIYGDDPKHPIKTVKTTKDERLSFVLTNDEILQLAEWAMLIEEHYGRPMDIEWAKDGDGKTVGTGEIYIVQARPETVHAIKEFKFYEVYKLKGEGKVICTGKAVGSKIGQGKARVILSLNDIANFKTGEILVTEMTDPDWEPIMKKASAIITDRGGRTCHAAIVSRELGIPCIVGTEKATQLIKTGDKITVDCSQGEVGRVLEGLVEYEVERIDLENLPETKTKIMMNVGIPEQAFSQCQLPNDGVGLARIEFIISSHIGIHPLALINYEKLKEEAKKDKEIEKVVHIIEERAYNYKEKAEFYVDKLAQGIAMIAAAFYPKDVIVRLSDFKTNEYANLVGGYLYEPVEHNPMLGWRGASRYYDPRFEPAFALECKAIKKARDEMGLTNIKVMVPFCRTVEEGKKVVQVMEKYGLKQGERGLEVYVMCEIPSNVILAEEFSQVFDGFSIGSNDLTQLTLGLDRDSELVSHIYDERNPAVKALIKQVIKTAHKFGRKVGICGQAPSDFPDFAEFLVECGIDSMSLSPDTIVKTRLLVSEKEKELKKKK
- the pgk gene encoding phosphoglycerate kinase → MLKTLRDFDLKGKKVFIRVDFNVPLENGKILDDTRIVESLPTILHVLHSYGKVVLCSHLGRPKGKRVPEFSLRPVYEYLKEVLKDRIVKFLEDPLSLEVEKELENLKEGEVLLLENVRFYEGETKNDPEFAKALAKFADIYINDAFSVSHRAHASVVGVPLLVKEKGIGFQMEKELKYLSKIVGKPERPFYAVVGGSKVSTKIGVLKTLLNKLDKLIIGGAMANTFLAAKGFSVGDSFLEEEYIEVAKEILKEAKEKEVKIYLPVDVVIENNGQVLDKSLKEIVKEDKVFDIGKETVRLFCRSLDGAKTVVWNGPLGYFEKPPFDKGTVEIARKIASLTCTTIAGGGDTLSAIKHACVETGFSYVSTAGGAFLEYLEGKDLPGIIALTK
- a CDS encoding AAA family ATPase; protein product: MRPLFLSIKGLGPYLSVQISEEVFKELNENRLFLISGEIGAGKTTLFDAIVYALYGSTTINKRDPKSLISTLTKNHSEVIPEVEFKFFLDGQVYRIKRRFPYEGKPKKVSLWIEESFFSDKEQEINHKIQELIGLNADQFKKVFLIPQGEYRNILLTNTNEREELFKTIFDTFMFVNLEEFLKQRLKDLKAQLQSLLDQEKQLKELVKVEKIEDLENKIRDKKNRLLSLESQANKLAKEKEFLTSQILEQQNLLSLIKKYQEILKTLKNLDALEEEIKQKEKRLEILKRIKEYLPFYENVNRLKQEILDKNIEIKDLLAKEKSLSQILVNLSKKLEFLLEQAPEIEKLKIKVANQKQLKERIVEKNFLEKEVKKLSYEVEKKEQEVRSIQEKIKKLKAHLEEIYEKRNLLLKIQSLLKDEERLRDLAQKFNHLKTILEKKPEIEEKIASISQEIHRLEREKRDLEIKNLALAVSQFLEKDKPCPVCGSTHHPAPIKDENFTERLKKIELALKNKNAELEKTKTYFDKLEGKLEHLKKELLPYKDKEEEILQKLTEIDTQKSRHLDLISLYQNHPSSIQELESLSQTLKETLNQNEEKEKELSGELESKKQKLLGLKGRLEGLLNDLKGQVDTLEALKAKIDHEEKIIAKFENQKKQVEQDLKNYSIEKTAVAQDLKNQKEFLQHLLKNYKDQILKILPLKRQNLIKQLYEFETLKTEIAKIQNLEAEINEFYQKKEKLKAEKEEIERELKILSQETLEELEKKIAQALEALNQKKKNVEDLFTKVNQEIGMEINEIEKFETILSSYQGLEKNLKKTEQECRVLGKLVDLISGKNLKGISFHSFVVSMFAKLIFQRANTYLWEFSFGRYKFLEEIFLQKRGSIEIFDYFTGDKREVKTLSGGESFIATLALALGTSDVITYLFKAKPFESLFIDEGFGSLDENTLNKVIEILLNLSEKSGRIIGIISHLKEMKESFPLVLEVLKDPVSGSKINLIRKLPS
- a CDS encoding septum formation initiator family protein — protein: MKKKKPQIFIRPYSKKKKSKLKKFFFTLLLVLLGLTFSTFLTLNFLIKRELAEIENLKKENTYYEGEIKKLTSNDEPYEEILRTKYGYIKEGEKIIIYSINPTQEEKKP
- the ribE gene encoding 6,7-dimethyl-8-ribityllumazine synthase, whose product is MNYRVLEGFFEGEDVKVGIVVSRFNVFITQKLLEGALDVLKRHKVKEENIYIAWVPGAFEVPLVAKKLAKTQKFDAVLCLGAVIRGATPHFEYVAAEASKGVAQVMLETEVPVIFGILTTDTIEQAIERAGTKAGNKGAEVALSALEMISLLKKINQI
- the smpB gene encoding SsrA-binding protein SmpB — translated: MKVVCTNKKAYHLYNIEETYEAGIQLHGCEVKSLRLGRANLNDSFARIVNGEIFLYNMHISPYPHSREAQNLDPTRTRKLLLKKSEIKRLAGKVQERGYTLIPLKVYFNERGLAKVELALAKGKKIYDRREDIKRRDLEREISRKYKIK